From a single Marinobacter sp. THAF197a genomic region:
- a CDS encoding pyruvate, water dikinase regulatory protein: MKRTAFFISDGTGLTAEALGHALLAQFEKIDFERITVPYIDDEEKAHDLVKRINKAAEVDGAAPLVLDTIVNSSIREIISTADGFMIDIFGTFLSPLEQELNSSSSYTVGKSHAINNEGSYERRINAVNFALDNDDGARTRHYSEADLILVGASRSGKTPTCLYLALQYGIKAANYPITEEDLEDQKLPAALRPHKEKIFGLTIEPERLATIRNERRPNSRYSSIQQCMHEIEEIELMYKRERIPYLNTTAYSVEEISTRIMVTTGLKRHR; the protein is encoded by the coding sequence ATGAAAAGAACCGCTTTTTTTATTTCGGACGGCACAGGCCTGACGGCAGAAGCACTCGGCCATGCCCTGCTTGCCCAGTTCGAGAAAATCGATTTTGAACGTATAACCGTGCCCTATATTGATGATGAAGAAAAGGCTCATGACCTGGTCAAACGCATCAACAAGGCTGCGGAGGTAGACGGTGCCGCGCCCCTGGTTCTCGATACCATCGTTAACAGCAGTATCCGTGAAATCATCAGTACCGCCGACGGCTTCATGATCGACATTTTTGGCACCTTCCTGAGTCCGCTGGAGCAGGAACTTAACTCATCGTCGTCTTACACCGTGGGCAAATCCCACGCCATCAATAACGAAGGCAGTTACGAGCGCCGGATCAACGCGGTGAACTTTGCACTGGATAACGACGACGGCGCCCGCACAAGACACTACAGTGAAGCAGACCTGATCCTGGTGGGCGCCTCCCGAAGTGGCAAGACACCGACGTGCCTCTACCTTGCGCTTCAATACGGCATCAAGGCGGCAAATTACCCCATTACTGAGGAAGATCTGGAGGATCAGAAACTGCCTGCGGCTCTGCGCCCCCACAAAGAGAAGATCTTCGGGCTGACGATTGAACCGGAACGACTGGCAACCATCCGCAATGAACGGCGACCGAACTCCCGCTACTCCTCGATTCAGCAGTGCATGCACGAAATCGAGGAAATTGAACTGATGTACAAGCGGGAACGCATTCCCTACCTGAACACGACGGCCTATTCGGTTGAGGAAATATCCACCCGTATCATGGTCACCACCGGCCTGAAGCGACACCGGTGA
- a CDS encoding PilZ domain-containing protein: MKDYSEKRDFHRMQVNSRIEITNARGDTFTGICRDLSAAGMQLFIDEAVAVGSELRTRLEGADNQLPPLETVCEVIRCEPEGEGYLIGVNITEVTQ, encoded by the coding sequence ATGAAAGATTACTCGGAAAAACGTGACTTTCACCGGATGCAGGTAAACAGCCGCATTGAAATCACCAATGCCAGGGGCGATACATTCACCGGCATCTGCCGGGACCTGAGCGCCGCGGGCATGCAGCTGTTCATTGACGAGGCTGTCGCCGTGGGCAGTGAACTCAGAACCCGCCTGGAAGGCGCAGATAACCAGCTACCCCCGCTGGAGACCGTGTGTGAGGTCATTCGTTGCGAGCCAGAGGGCGAAGGTTATCTGATCGGCGTCAACATCACAGAAGTTACCCAATAA
- a CDS encoding insulinase family protein → MAAATDNAIHPAFEKLRSHRINTLNLEVEEYRHKKTGARHLHLAADNDENVFFVALRTFPMDSTGVAHILEHTALCGSERYPVRDPFFMMIRRSLNTFMNAFTSSDWTAYPFASMNRKDFDNLLSVYLDSVFFSKLDPLDFAQEGHRLEFDKPDDPSSDLVYRGVVYNEMKGAMSAPTSQLWQNLSSHLFPTTTYHYNSGGEPDHIVDLTYDDLVKFYKHHYHPSNAIFATYGNIPAREHHEKFEELALKRFDRLDIELPVRDEKRMFAPLRVEQGYAVNDGEGTEKKTHIVMGWLLGHSFDLQENLEGQLLSAVLLENSASPLMRALETTDIGHAPSPMCGLEDSNREMTFVCGIEGSEPDSRAELEALVESTLQSVVDQGVSQDRLEAILHQLELHQREIAGDSFPYGLQLIMSAIAPMVHGGDPVELLDLEPVLASLREKIKDPEYVPGLIRRKLLDNPHRVTLTLRPDEKLESHHQQAIREALARRKASLTEEEVKAIVERAQALEQRQLRKDDDSILPKVSLDDVPLQMPEPEGSYDADIGATVYSRGTNGLVYQQVVLPVPALSEQELLLLPYYTTLVSEVGCGELDYLQMQDRISAESGGIGASFSAKGRIDDVQDVSGYLIFSGKALARNGKALTQLLKDVYTGVRFDEKERIREIIAQVRARREQAVTGSGHALAMGAAAQGLSAGSWLTFRLGGLAGIRGTKELDKSLKDDQALAEFCASLAALHDKIRNQQRQFLLIGEDGQLAPMLDDLKSCWQGDSGRAGDAWAMAPVNYSTREAWLTSTRVNFCAKAYSTVAVDHPDAAALTVLGGFLRNGFLHRAIREKGGAYGGGAGQDSVNGVFRFFSYRDPRLAETLDDFDGALNWLRTENHDAQSLEEAILGVIGQLDRPRSPAGAARHAFHNKLFGRTPEQRARFRERVLAVTLDELQRVADTWLVPEKASVAVVTNPDNRGVAEGLGMAIQEL, encoded by the coding sequence ATGGCTGCAGCGACCGATAACGCAATTCACCCGGCCTTCGAGAAACTTCGCAGTCACCGGATCAACACGCTGAACCTTGAGGTTGAGGAATATCGCCATAAGAAAACCGGCGCCCGCCACCTTCACCTGGCGGCGGACAACGACGAGAACGTCTTCTTCGTGGCGCTGCGCACCTTCCCGATGGATTCCACCGGGGTGGCTCATATTCTTGAGCACACGGCGCTGTGTGGTAGCGAACGTTATCCGGTCCGCGATCCTTTTTTCATGATGATCCGGCGTTCGTTGAACACCTTTATGAACGCCTTCACCAGCAGCGACTGGACCGCCTATCCGTTTGCCAGCATGAACCGCAAGGACTTTGACAACCTGCTGTCGGTGTACCTGGATTCGGTGTTTTTCTCAAAGCTGGACCCGCTGGATTTTGCCCAGGAAGGCCATCGTCTGGAATTCGATAAACCGGACGACCCGAGCAGCGACCTGGTATACCGCGGCGTGGTCTACAACGAGATGAAAGGAGCCATGAGTGCGCCTACCTCCCAGTTGTGGCAGAACCTGAGCAGCCACCTGTTCCCGACCACTACCTACCACTACAACAGTGGTGGTGAGCCGGATCATATTGTTGATCTGACCTACGACGACCTGGTGAAGTTCTATAAGCATCATTACCACCCGAGCAACGCCATTTTTGCCACCTACGGCAACATTCCAGCCCGGGAGCACCATGAGAAGTTCGAGGAGCTGGCGCTAAAGCGGTTTGATCGTCTGGATATCGAACTGCCGGTCCGCGACGAGAAGCGTATGTTTGCGCCCCTGCGGGTGGAGCAGGGCTATGCGGTCAATGACGGTGAAGGCACAGAGAAAAAAACCCACATTGTGATGGGTTGGTTGCTGGGCCACAGCTTTGACCTGCAGGAGAACCTGGAAGGCCAGTTATTGTCTGCCGTATTGCTGGAAAACAGTGCCTCGCCGCTGATGCGGGCTCTGGAAACCACCGATATTGGCCATGCTCCGTCGCCCATGTGTGGCCTGGAAGATTCCAACCGGGAAATGACCTTTGTGTGCGGCATTGAAGGCAGCGAGCCAGATAGTCGGGCAGAGCTGGAAGCACTGGTTGAATCCACTCTGCAGAGCGTGGTGGATCAGGGCGTGAGTCAGGACCGGCTGGAAGCCATTCTGCACCAGCTTGAACTGCATCAGCGGGAAATAGCAGGGGACAGCTTCCCCTATGGCCTGCAGCTGATCATGAGCGCGATTGCGCCGATGGTGCACGGTGGTGATCCGGTGGAGTTGCTGGATCTGGAACCTGTACTGGCCAGCCTGCGAGAGAAAATCAAAGATCCGGAATATGTGCCCGGCCTGATTCGCCGCAAGCTGCTGGACAACCCACACCGTGTGACCCTCACCTTGCGCCCGGATGAGAAGCTGGAGAGCCATCACCAGCAGGCCATTCGTGAGGCCCTGGCGCGCCGCAAAGCCAGCCTGACGGAAGAGGAAGTGAAGGCGATTGTGGAGCGTGCTCAGGCCCTGGAACAACGCCAGCTGCGTAAAGATGACGATTCCATTCTGCCAAAGGTCAGCCTGGACGATGTACCTTTGCAGATGCCCGAGCCAGAGGGCAGCTACGATGCCGACATCGGAGCAACCGTGTATTCCCGGGGCACCAATGGCCTGGTGTACCAGCAGGTTGTATTGCCGGTACCGGCGTTGTCAGAGCAGGAATTGTTACTGTTGCCTTACTACACCACCCTGGTTTCCGAAGTGGGTTGTGGTGAACTGGATTACCTGCAGATGCAAGACAGGATTTCCGCGGAATCCGGCGGTATTGGTGCCTCATTCAGCGCCAAGGGGCGTATTGATGATGTGCAGGACGTGTCTGGCTACCTGATTTTCAGCGGCAAGGCCCTGGCCCGCAACGGCAAGGCCCTTACCCAGTTGCTGAAGGATGTATACACCGGCGTCCGGTTTGATGAGAAAGAGCGTATCCGAGAGATTATTGCGCAGGTGCGGGCGCGCCGTGAGCAGGCCGTGACTGGCAGTGGCCACGCCCTGGCCATGGGCGCTGCGGCTCAAGGGTTGAGTGCCGGCTCCTGGCTGACCTTCCGTTTGGGTGGCCTGGCGGGTATCCGTGGGACCAAAGAGCTGGATAAATCCCTGAAGGATGACCAAGCCCTGGCTGAATTCTGTGCCAGCCTGGCGGCGCTGCACGACAAAATCCGCAACCAGCAACGGCAGTTCCTGCTGATTGGCGAAGATGGTCAGTTGGCGCCCATGCTGGATGATCTCAAATCCTGCTGGCAGGGTGATTCCGGTCGGGCGGGCGATGCCTGGGCCATGGCACCGGTTAATTACAGCACCCGTGAGGCCTGGTTGACGTCAACCCGGGTGAATTTCTGTGCCAAGGCCTACAGCACCGTTGCGGTGGATCATCCGGATGCTGCCGCGCTGACGGTTCTGGGCGGTTTCCTGCGCAATGGCTTCCTGCATCGTGCTATCCGGGAAAAGGGCGGTGCCTATGGCGGCGGTGCCGGCCAGGACAGTGTCAATGGCGTATTCCGTTTCTTCTCGTACCGAGACCCGAGGCTGGCGGAAACCCTCGACGACTTCGACGGTGCCCTGAACTGGCTGCGCACGGAAAACCACGATGCCCAGTCCCTTGAAGAGGCCATCCTCGGTGTTATCGGCCAGTTGGACCGGCCGAGGTCACCCGCCGGTGCCGCTCGCCACGCGTTCCATAACAAGCTGTTTGGCCGCACGCCGGAGCAGCGGGCCCGGTTCCGGGAGCGAGTGCTCGCGGTGACGCTGGACGAGCTGCAACGGGTGGCCGATACCTGGCTGGTGCCGGAAAAGGCCAGTGTGGCGGTCGTCACCAACCCTGATAATCGCGGCGTGGCCGAGGGCCTGGGCATGGCGATTCAGGAACTCTGA
- a CDS encoding PHP domain-containing protein, whose protein sequence is MTIPQDPKPCIDLHCHSTASDGALTPEDLVARASEQGVSHLALTDHDTIAGLAQARARGQELGLSLISGVELSCVWRSHTIHVVGLDFDEADPAFLKALARQNDNRWQRARSIADKLARLKVDGLLEKATALAGGDVPGRPHFAQVLVEAEVVPKTAHAFKRHLGSGKPGDVKACWPELSEVVQWITDAGGIAVLAHPRKYRLTATRLRELTADFRRAGGRAIEVSVSGQSSGDLGFVAELARREQLLASQGSDFHFPGAPWCELGRIMKMPEGLEPVWHHFRQPVNA, encoded by the coding sequence GTGACTATACCTCAAGACCCGAAACCGTGCATTGATCTGCATTGCCATAGCACCGCATCCGATGGCGCGTTAACGCCGGAAGACCTGGTTGCCCGGGCGTCAGAGCAGGGTGTAAGCCATCTTGCACTGACCGACCATGACACCATTGCTGGTCTCGCTCAGGCCCGCGCCCGGGGGCAGGAACTGGGGCTGTCACTGATTAGCGGTGTTGAGCTGTCTTGTGTCTGGCGCAGCCACACCATTCATGTGGTCGGCCTGGACTTCGATGAAGCGGATCCGGCGTTTCTGAAAGCACTGGCGCGGCAGAATGACAACCGATGGCAGCGGGCGCGGTCGATTGCCGATAAGCTGGCTCGTCTGAAGGTTGACGGGTTGTTGGAGAAAGCGACAGCCCTGGCCGGGGGTGATGTACCCGGGCGACCACATTTTGCCCAGGTTCTGGTGGAAGCAGAGGTGGTGCCAAAGACGGCCCATGCGTTCAAACGCCACCTTGGCTCAGGTAAGCCCGGTGATGTGAAGGCCTGCTGGCCCGAATTATCTGAAGTGGTGCAATGGATCACGGATGCTGGCGGCATCGCTGTGCTTGCGCATCCCCGAAAATACCGGCTGACGGCAACCCGCCTGCGTGAACTGACAGCGGATTTTCGCCGGGCTGGTGGTCGGGCCATTGAGGTATCGGTATCCGGGCAGTCCAGTGGCGATCTCGGTTTTGTAGCAGAGCTGGCAAGGCGGGAGCAGTTGCTGGCTTCTCAGGGCAGCGATTTTCATTTTCCCGGCGCGCCCTGGTGCGAGCTGGGCCGTATCATGAAAATGCCAGAGGGGCTGGAGCCCGTCTGGCATCATTTCAGGCAACCGGTGAACGCTTAG
- the rraA gene encoding ribonuclease E activity regulator RraA → MSKIITPDLCDEFPEVQVVEPGFNNYGGVRQFGGEIVTVKCFEDNSVVKEQVGLPGNGRVMVVDGGASKRNALLGDMLAEKAAENGWAGLVIYGCIRDVDEIGQTHLGVQALGTVPRKTEKRGIGDLNIPVTFHGVTFHPGHYVYADNNGIIVSEKPLV, encoded by the coding sequence GTGAGCAAGATCATTACGCCGGATCTGTGCGACGAGTTTCCGGAAGTACAGGTGGTTGAGCCTGGCTTCAACAATTACGGTGGTGTGCGCCAGTTTGGCGGCGAAATCGTTACCGTGAAGTGCTTTGAAGACAACTCCGTGGTCAAGGAGCAGGTGGGCCTGCCGGGCAACGGTCGGGTAATGGTGGTAGACGGTGGTGCGTCCAAGCGCAATGCGTTGCTGGGCGACATGCTGGCCGAGAAAGCCGCAGAGAATGGCTGGGCCGGTCTGGTAATTTACGGCTGCATCCGGGATGTGGACGAAATTGGCCAGACCCACCTGGGTGTTCAGGCGCTGGGTACGGTTCCCCGGAAGACTGAAAAGCGTGGTATTGGTGACCTGAACATTCCGGTTACCTTCCACGGCGTGACCTTCCATCCGGGGCACTACGTGTATGCCGATAACAATGGCATCATCGTATCCGAGAAACCCCTGGTTTGA
- a CDS encoding YecA family protein — protein sequence MLTNSDIEALEDILFAEPWGDEALDFFGFHGVVCASVIGPVSLEAEDLFRLATGADTLPNGKVPEVFAHCVKVLASDMAHALDMGQPLELPEPEDGDPMNALENWCAGFVDTFLENEEAWLDAASEEDVADLMVPMLTLSGLFEDEDFQNVRNDEKLSGRMAEAIPDSLTDLYLLFHAPD from the coding sequence ATGCTGACCAATTCGGATATCGAGGCGCTGGAAGACATACTGTTCGCTGAGCCCTGGGGAGATGAAGCCCTGGATTTCTTCGGATTCCACGGCGTGGTGTGTGCCAGCGTTATCGGCCCGGTCAGCCTGGAGGCGGAAGATCTCTTCCGCCTCGCCACCGGCGCAGACACCCTGCCAAACGGCAAGGTACCGGAGGTCTTCGCGCACTGTGTGAAGGTGTTGGCTTCTGATATGGCCCACGCCCTGGACATGGGCCAGCCGCTGGAACTGCCGGAACCGGAAGACGGCGACCCCATGAACGCACTGGAAAACTGGTGCGCCGGGTTTGTTGATACCTTCCTGGAAAATGAAGAGGCCTGGCTCGATGCCGCCAGCGAGGAAGACGTCGCAGACCTGATGGTGCCGATGCTTACCCTGTCTGGCCTGTTCGAGGACGAGGACTTCCAGAACGTGCGTAACGATGAGAAGTTATCAGGCCGCATGGCGGAAGCCATTCCGGATTCACTGACGGACCTCTACCTGCTGTTCCACGCACCGGACTAA
- a CDS encoding PEGA domain-containing protein produces the protein MVDFRPLLFVNALALMLLVTAGFASVRKDVPEVTVPGVAETIAAAAEPVLAPEPQPAPEPALPEPEQPAQPVSETASATPFTLPPMPEQPEMVAVAEPVSAINTRLDTPQAERPVQQPAPEQAKEPPPPSTGKLVLRSNVVGDQVTINGKTYGATRLDLELKPGRYDVTIEKPGYQPWTNSVALTAGQELTLVGRLEAYTTVNYRNGEWVGDVRTGDGTWQDEAGLRYEGHFVDGKFHGTGKARYPDGSRYEGDWDNGERHGEGQWRSADGSAYTGQFERDQFHGKGTLTLDNGDILTGNWSRGRMNGHGSLTTADGMLYVGGFRNDEFHGQGALTYPDGRSYEGEFSNGEFHGKGSEVFADGKKYDGQYIEGRFHGRGLLRNPNGSSIEATFRHGEPYGQVRLTTAAGEVFTARTTEPGVCYRDKSYRATQCPQLEGW, from the coding sequence ATGGTCGATTTCAGACCACTACTGTTCGTAAACGCCCTTGCGTTAATGCTCCTGGTTACCGCCGGCTTCGCCTCGGTCAGAAAAGACGTGCCCGAAGTAACCGTTCCCGGCGTGGCTGAAACCATAGCCGCGGCGGCGGAGCCGGTCTTGGCACCAGAGCCACAGCCAGCACCGGAACCTGCCTTACCGGAACCCGAACAGCCCGCGCAACCGGTCTCTGAAACCGCCAGCGCTACTCCCTTTACCCTGCCCCCCATGCCGGAACAGCCGGAAATGGTTGCCGTGGCAGAACCGGTTTCAGCCATCAACACCCGGCTGGACACTCCTCAGGCTGAACGCCCTGTTCAGCAACCTGCCCCGGAACAGGCAAAAGAGCCGCCGCCACCGAGTACTGGCAAACTGGTCTTGCGCTCCAACGTGGTGGGCGACCAGGTTACGATCAACGGCAAAACTTACGGCGCCACCCGGCTTGATCTGGAACTGAAGCCTGGCCGCTATGACGTAACCATCGAAAAACCCGGTTACCAACCCTGGACCAACAGCGTAGCACTGACCGCTGGCCAGGAGCTGACGCTGGTGGGCCGCCTGGAAGCCTACACCACGGTCAATTATCGCAATGGTGAGTGGGTTGGTGACGTACGAACCGGCGACGGCACCTGGCAGGACGAGGCCGGCCTTCGCTACGAAGGACACTTTGTTGACGGCAAGTTCCATGGCACCGGCAAGGCCCGGTACCCCGACGGCAGCAGATACGAAGGCGACTGGGACAATGGCGAGCGCCACGGTGAGGGCCAATGGCGCAGCGCTGATGGCTCAGCCTATACCGGTCAGTTCGAACGGGACCAGTTCCACGGCAAAGGCACCCTGACCCTGGACAACGGCGACATCCTCACCGGCAACTGGAGCCGCGGCCGCATGAATGGCCATGGCTCGCTCACCACTGCCGATGGCATGCTTTACGTTGGTGGCTTCCGCAACGACGAATTCCATGGCCAGGGCGCCCTGACCTACCCGGACGGCCGCTCCTATGAGGGCGAATTCTCCAACGGCGAATTCCACGGCAAGGGCTCGGAAGTGTTTGCCGACGGCAAGAAGTACGACGGCCAGTACATAGAAGGCAGATTCCATGGAAGGGGCCTGCTGCGCAACCCGAACGGCAGTTCGATCGAGGCTACGTTCCGGCATGGCGAACCCTACGGACAGGTGCGCCTGACCACTGCGGCTGGCGAAGTCTTTACCGCCCGCACCACAGAACCCGGTGTGTGTTATCGGGACAAGAGTTATCGGGCAACGCAATGCCCGCAACTGGAAGGCTGGTAA
- a CDS encoding YciI family protein, with protein MYYAIISEDVPNSLALRMTARPAHVARLEALKAEGRLLVAGPHPAIDSPDPGEAGFSGSLVIAEFESLEQAQAWADADPYIEAGVYQSVSVKPYKVVLP; from the coding sequence ATGTATTACGCCATTATCAGCGAAGATGTCCCCAACAGCCTGGCCCTTCGGATGACCGCCCGCCCGGCTCATGTTGCAAGGCTGGAAGCACTGAAAGCCGAGGGGCGTTTGCTGGTAGCCGGCCCCCACCCGGCCATCGACTCCCCGGACCCGGGCGAAGCCGGGTTCAGCGGCAGCCTGGTCATCGCCGAGTTTGAATCACTGGAACAGGCTCAGGCGTGGGCGGATGCCGACCCGTACATTGAAGCAGGGGTGTATCAATCCGTGTCCGTCAAGCCCTACAAGGTTGTGCTGCCCTGA
- a CDS encoding TIGR04211 family SH3 domain-containing protein, translated as MTSLRLLLSLLLIIASVSVAQARTVWVDDKLYLPVRSGAGSQFRIIENAVPSGTPLEVLEVGDGYTKVRTPKGTEGWVSSQYLSNQPIAADRLRRATQQLEQARSELTNVREQLSEVTEERDNLQNAESSLSNRAGELQEELTRIKNIAADSINLERRNRELREENQKLRNDLEVLTAENERLEASKDSDFMLLGAGLVLGGVLLALLIPMLKPTRKTDNWA; from the coding sequence GTGACATCGCTCCGTCTTCTTCTCAGCCTTTTGCTTATCATCGCTTCGGTTTCCGTCGCTCAAGCCCGTACCGTATGGGTTGACGACAAGCTCTACCTGCCCGTTCGATCCGGAGCCGGTTCCCAGTTCCGGATTATTGAAAACGCGGTTCCCAGCGGCACACCGCTGGAGGTGTTGGAAGTCGGCGATGGTTACACCAAGGTGAGAACGCCCAAAGGCACTGAAGGCTGGGTTTCAAGCCAGTATCTCAGCAACCAGCCGATTGCCGCTGACCGGTTACGACGCGCCACCCAGCAACTGGAGCAGGCGCGCTCAGAGCTCACGAATGTCCGCGAGCAGTTGTCAGAGGTTACGGAAGAACGTGACAACCTGCAGAACGCCGAAAGCAGCCTTTCCAACCGCGCTGGTGAACTTCAGGAAGAACTCACCCGCATCAAGAATATCGCGGCGGACTCCATCAACCTGGAGCGACGCAACCGGGAGCTGCGCGAAGAGAATCAGAAACTGCGTAACGATCTGGAAGTACTGACGGCAGAGAATGAACGGCTTGAAGCCAGCAAGGATTCCGATTTCATGCTGCTAGGCGCCGGCCTGGTGCTTGGCGGTGTTCTGCTGGCCCTGCTCATTCCGATGCTCAAACCAACAAGAAAAACCGACAACTGGGCCTAA
- the ppsA gene encoding phosphoenolpyruvate synthase gives MEDYIIWFDHLGMSDVDRVGGKNASLGEMISNLANAGVTVPGGFATTAYAYREFLATDGLKDKIDQALDALDVNDVNELARVGAQIRQWVVDTPFPDSLDNALKEAFAKLQNGNEDMAVAVRSSATAEDLPDASFAGQQETFLNVSGLQQVRTSVKEVFASLFNDRAISYRVHHGFDHKLVALSAGIQKMVRSETASSGVMFTLDTESGFRDVVFITSSYGLGETVVQGAVNPDEFYVHKPTLEAGRPAVLRRNLGSKAIKMVYHSEPGEGQFVETVKVEQEDRNRFSITDAEVEELAKQAMIIEQHYQRPMDIEWAKDGDDGKIYIVQARPETVKSRASANVMERYLLKETGKVLVEGRSIGHKIGSGPVKIITSINEMDRVQPGDVLVTDMTDPDWEPVMKRASAIVTDRGGRTCHAAIIARELGIPAVVGCGDATELLKDGQDVTVSCAEGDTGMIYEGALDFELRENTVDSMPNIPFKIMMNVGNPDRAFDFQALPNEGVGLARLEFIINRMIGVHPKALLNYDGLPRDIKQTVDKRIAGYASPVDFYVDKLVEGISTLAAAFAPKKVIVRLSDFKSNEYANLIGGTLYEPDEENPMLGFRGASRYISETFRDCFELECRALKKVRNDMGLTNVEVMVPFVRTVGEAEQVVNLLAENGLKRGDNGLRVIMMCELPANAILAEQFLEHFDGFSIGSNDLTQLTLGLDRDSGIIAHLFDERNDAVKALLSNAIQACKKAGKYIGICGQGPSDHPDLAKWLMDEGIDTVSLNPDSVLDTWFFLADEKID, from the coding sequence TTGGAAGATTACATCATCTGGTTTGACCACCTGGGAATGTCCGATGTTGACCGGGTTGGAGGCAAGAACGCTTCCCTCGGTGAAATGATCAGTAATCTCGCCAATGCAGGCGTTACCGTTCCCGGTGGTTTCGCCACCACTGCCTATGCCTATCGCGAGTTTCTGGCCACCGATGGCCTGAAAGACAAAATCGACCAGGCTCTTGATGCCCTTGATGTAAACGATGTTAACGAGCTCGCTCGTGTCGGTGCCCAGATTCGCCAATGGGTGGTTGATACTCCGTTCCCCGATAGCCTGGATAATGCCCTGAAAGAGGCCTTTGCGAAACTCCAGAATGGTAACGAAGACATGGCTGTGGCGGTTCGCTCGTCTGCCACGGCAGAAGACTTGCCGGATGCCTCCTTTGCCGGCCAACAGGAAACCTTCCTCAATGTGTCTGGCCTTCAGCAGGTTCGTACCTCGGTCAAAGAGGTGTTTGCCTCCCTGTTTAATGACCGGGCGATTTCCTACCGTGTTCACCATGGCTTTGATCATAAGCTGGTGGCGCTGTCGGCGGGTATCCAGAAGATGGTTCGCAGTGAAACCGCATCCAGTGGTGTGATGTTTACCCTGGATACCGAATCCGGCTTCCGCGATGTGGTGTTCATCACGTCGTCCTACGGCCTGGGCGAGACGGTCGTGCAGGGCGCGGTTAACCCGGATGAGTTTTACGTGCACAAGCCTACGCTCGAGGCCGGCCGTCCGGCGGTACTGCGCCGGAACCTGGGCAGCAAGGCCATCAAGATGGTTTACCATTCCGAGCCGGGCGAAGGCCAGTTCGTGGAAACCGTCAAGGTAGAGCAGGAAGACCGTAACCGCTTCTCCATTACCGATGCGGAAGTGGAAGAGCTGGCCAAGCAGGCCATGATTATCGAACAGCACTACCAGCGCCCGATGGATATTGAGTGGGCCAAAGACGGTGACGACGGCAAGATCTACATTGTTCAGGCCCGCCCTGAAACCGTGAAGAGCCGCGCCTCAGCCAACGTGATGGAGCGCTACCTGCTGAAAGAGACCGGTAAGGTGCTGGTGGAAGGCCGCAGTATCGGCCACAAGATCGGCAGTGGTCCGGTCAAGATTATCACCAGCATTAACGAGATGGACCGTGTTCAACCCGGTGATGTGCTGGTCACCGACATGACCGACCCGGATTGGGAGCCGGTGATGAAGCGCGCTTCCGCCATCGTCACCGACCGTGGTGGCCGTACCTGCCACGCGGCGATCATCGCCCGTGAGCTGGGTATTCCTGCAGTTGTGGGGTGCGGCGATGCTACTGAATTGCTGAAGGATGGCCAGGACGTCACCGTATCCTGCGCCGAAGGCGACACCGGCATGATCTACGAAGGTGCCCTGGACTTCGAGCTGCGTGAAAACACCGTGGATTCCATGCCCAACATTCCGTTCAAGATCATGATGAATGTGGGCAACCCGGACCGGGCCTTTGACTTCCAGGCGCTGCCCAACGAAGGTGTTGGCCTGGCTCGCCTTGAGTTCATCATCAACCGCATGATTGGTGTGCATCCAAAGGCGTTGCTGAACTACGACGGCCTGCCCCGTGATATCAAGCAAACGGTCGACAAACGTATTGCCGGCTACGCATCCCCGGTGGATTTCTACGTCGACAAGCTGGTTGAAGGTATTTCGACTCTGGCCGCAGCATTTGCGCCGAAGAAAGTGATTGTGCGGTTGTCTGATTTCAAATCCAACGAGTACGCCAACCTGATTGGTGGCACCCTGTATGAGCCGGACGAAGAAAACCCGATGCTGGGCTTCCGTGGCGCATCGCGTTATATCTCCGAAACTTTCCGCGACTGTTTCGAGCTGGAGTGCCGGGCGCTCAAGAAAGTCCGTAACGACATGGGCCTGACCAACGTTGAGGTAATGGTACCGTTCGTGCGCACCGTGGGCGAGGCCGAACAGGTGGTTAATCTGCTGGCGGAGAATGGCCTCAAGCGTGGCGACAATGGCCTGCGGGTTATCATGATGTGTGAGCTGCCGGCCAACGCGATTCTGGCTGAACAGTTCCTGGAGCACTTTGACGGTTTCTCAATCGGCTCCAACGATTTGACGCAGCTGACTCTGGGCCTCGACCGGGATTCCGGTATCATTGCGCATCTGTTTGACGAGCGGAATGATGCCGTCAAAGCCCTGTTGTCCAACGCTATCCAGGCCTGTAAAAAGGCTGGGAAGTACATCGGCATCTGCGGTCAGGGCCCGTCTGATCATCCGGACCTGGCCAAGTGGCTGATGGACGAGGGTATCGATACGGTATCCCTGAACCCGGATTCCGTGCTGGATACCTGGTTCTTCCTGGCTGACGAGAAGATTGACTGA